Below is a window of Gossypium hirsutum isolate 1008001.06 chromosome A12, Gossypium_hirsutum_v2.1, whole genome shotgun sequence DNA.
CTGGCCCATATGCTATAACCATAATAAAAAAGATATTTGCAAAACTTTAAATCACAGGAGGTGGACAAACCCAATAAACTTCACATTATTTGAATCTGCAATATCGTAGcattatttttcttgtaaattcCTTATTATATTCAACATTCAGGAATCAAGAGCAGTTCAACCAGATTATTTATATATGGACaccaaaggaaaaagaaacagaACCAAAAAACACAAAGCAAATGGAAATGGTGATAGTTAAAGAGGCGAAGAAAAGTGAACAGTAGTCCTCACCTTTCATGATCTAAAAGTAGTACCCTATCTCCAATAAGAGTAAGGTCAACCCGGTCAATGTCCATCCTTCACAGGAAAACCTTCAAGTAACCTACAGTATTGCTTTCTGGTTCCAACAACCCTCAAACCTTCTAACTTTAGCATTGAAAAGATTAACTAAATCAAAACTGGCATGAAGTTCCAAGCCTCTGTCTCTGTCTCTGGCCTACACTCCCTGATTTACGATTAGAAAATGCCAGGTAAACCAAATGCTGGAAATTCTCAAGATACTGTACCCACTCCTCTTCACTCATATCAGCTAGTTTCACAAATCTGGTGCTTCCAGCAAGCTGTTCATTCACACTTCTGTTTCCAGATGACGTTCCAGACAAATAGCCATTTTTCTGCATTACGTTTTCATGCTTCCAACTCTTGTCTCCAATGCTAACATTTTTCATGGACATTGACAGTCTTGGAACAGTTGGAGCCTTTTCTTGGGCAGTAAAAGCATATTCATCTGACCTTGGGGGTATTATATTCCCATCCTCCTCTGTCCATTCCTCTACATTCTCTTCTACCTTGGAAAGTGGGTTCTGGATATTTCCACCGAGTGGCCAACAAGCCTGTGGTGCCAATTTCTTTTCTAGATTACAAGTTATATCTGACTCCTCCTCACAGTCAATTTCAAACTGGAATTCATTCTCGACAGCTCTCACGTTATCAGAAAGCATATTCCTTTCCTCTAAAAGTCTCCTCGCCTCAATACATATGAACTCAAGTTCACTTGGCTCCTCCTGCTGGCCTCGAAACTCCCTACTCATCATCTCACCTATCTCAGCTAAACACAGACCAGAAATTGCTGCTTCCTTGAGGAAAATAGTGCAAACAACCAAGACACGAAGACATGCCTCTCGAATCATTGGAAGCTCCATTCTGAGCAGTTCAGAGTCTCGAAATGGATCAAGATGAGATATATATTCAAGCTCATCCTCTGAGAAAGGAATTGATGCCTGAGGCCAATGGATCCACTCAAAGTAGGGGTCCTCCAGGTTTTCTGGAAGGCATAGGCCATGATCAATTGGAACAAGCTCCACTTGATCAAGTCCTCCTCCTCCATCAATTTTCCTTACCAGAAGATTTCCAGCATGCCTATCAGTGTTCAAGATGCGGATATCCAATATCCCTATCTTATGTATAGCAGCAACTGGAAAGCTTGAAGTCCCATAATCACTGGCATCAAAATCATGAGGGATAAACTGCTGCAGAGAAGCAATCTTGCTAAACTCCTTTCGCTCTTGCTGCTTGGTTCCATTCACTTCACCATTGACATTAAAAATGGAGTGTGTGACCTTCACAAGAGCAGTAGAGGGCACATTGGCAAAGTGATCATAATCAAGAAGATAAGCTGCTACCTCCCTAAAGCCAGTCTCCCCAACCCGTACTGAGCGTTTCAGTCCTGGCTGCCCAAGGGCTTTGCCAATAAAACCTTTTGGGTTGTTTGGAGCATAAGGTTCTTCATCAGTTGGTTTAACAATTGCACAGTTTTCACCCTGGCAATCCCGAAAATAGTAGGCACCGCCTAGACCTCCACAAACAGGGATGGGATCAATCCCAAACTTCATTGCTTCCACAATTTTTCTTACAAGTTTTCTTATCCTGGAAAAGTGATCTGAACATACTAATATCTCAATGGGACCACTCTGATCTCTCTGCTGTACATCCTTTCCAGTAGGTGAGAGACATGGTGTAGATGAGCTTCTGTGCATAAAGTTTTTCGTGAGAAGAAGTGGAGAATCATTTCTGACAGTACTTAGATCATTCTTCAGCACTACATCCCCAAATATGAGAGACCTCTCCTCTATTGGAACATTAAGAGCAATCTGTAGTTTCCTTTTCACAGTATGGGCATTGTCACTCCTATCTAACTCTATACCAAGAACAGAGCCTGTTTCAGTCTGCACAAAGACACGTCTTCTTCCAGAAGATTTCCTTTCCATCATCTTATTTCCATGAAATTCACTATTAAAGAGTCCCTTAGATGCTGCAACAGCCATCCAGTTACAATGGAGCAGTTCAGATCAAGATATGTGAAATGAAGGGGAGAACTGGTAGAGTTCAGTGCCAGCAGTGAAGATGGCGGCAGCAGAGAGCTTTTCTCTCAAGCAGACGCCAAACTCAAATGCTGGTAAGACTTGAATGGAAATGTTTGTGTTGTAAGTGTTCATAATCACCAAGATGAATTCAATTTGGTGACTCCTTGTTTTACATTGTAACCGATTCTGTAAAGCAAAAGCagatataaaatataatgaaacTGCTACATTGAGGAAGCAAGCCAATACCATTAACCGAAGGAAAGATAAAAGAACCATTAGAAGAATCACAAGAAAAACTGATTCATTAAAAGAATCAAAAGAAAACCTGATTCGTTAACCAAAGGAAAGATAAAAGAATCATTAGAAGAATCACAAGAGAAACTGGTTcaatttatttaaagaaaaaggaagtaaaagctgaaaattccattttcaaagatcaaaaagaaatttcaagGACTAAATACATCAAGTAAGGTAATCAGAGGAAAGAACCAATAAATTAAAGTCTTttgaaccaaaaagaaaaagcaCACTATAAACGCATTACTAGAGTATTTATGAAGTAAATTCAATGTTTAAATAACAACTGTCTATGGAAGACACCAAAAGAACCAAAGCTGAAGTAAACTTAATTTGCTTCATAAAATAGATTTAAAGAACAGAAATATCACCCATGCTTACTTGATCTAATACTTatcaagttaaaaattaaaataaaaaccccTTTGTCATGAAATCTAAATACTGTAAAGGAAAAATATAATAACAGACCGCTTATCCATTCCAACCTTAAAAAGCTCGACATGTTTCGCCCTCAAACGTACCTTTACTCAACTAACATGCCaattgaatttgaataaatacACTTAATTATGTAAAACTGAGCAAACATGTAGCCATGGTAGAAATTAAATGCTAAACCAGGGCTGTGAATTAGAacgaaaagaaacagaattcGAAGAATAATATTAATTTCTATAAATTATCATTACAATCCATAGTTTATATTAGGagtaaaacattcattttggttTTCTAAGACAATTATTCATCGAGAATATTGTTTGCTTTTCCATCCGAAAGCGTTTTTGCGTTCACTTTTGCTTTCAAAAAAGTATCAATCAAATAGAAAAATCAACAACGGAAAACTTTTATCTTCAATAAATTTCAAGATATGAGttccaagaaaaagaagaatatcaacatttcattcaaaGAAATTTTTTTCCTGATAGTTTATATGATTTACCAAatcgttatatatatataaaaaaaatactttgcttcattttttttattcttcaatACGCTAACAACCAGCTCAATTTcaagagaaaaagaaacagaaagaaaaaaaaacagttcAATTCCACTCTTCCTAATTTTAAAAACAACTATAAAAATCATAGGGAAAGTGAGGATGAAAGACTCACCAGCGATAAAGAAATGGACGGCGGAGCAGCGATCGAGAAAGAGCTACCGCCGCTAATGAGAACTAACGGTAGAGATTCAACGATGAGAAGCTAAACCAATGGCTATGATCAGATTAGTCTccctttttataaaattatttattgttcttttcgcttttttcttttttcttttttctctgtcCCGCTTTCTGTCTGAGATTTATCTTTAACCTCTTTTCAGGAGAAGCGGAAGGAATTTTAacggttaaataataaaaagtataaaaattttccaaatttgttaaTTGGGTAGTAAGGACTACGTGGGTTGTGGAGATTGTGCCATGTAATAGAATTGTGACGTGGCCGGATCTTAGATGGGTGGAGCAGTTAATTAGTTGGTCTCGGGCGTGATTGGCGATGCCTAGGATTAGTAAGTGTTTTATTTGCTTTTTTGTCAATAATTAATACCCCAATCCTTgtactcattttttaaatttaatattttatttgtaattacaTTGATTTAATCTCCCCACAtatcttatttaaaaattaaaatccaaccTAATTTCCTTTCTTTACTGTTACAAGattgattaacttgaaatttgacAAACTAAGATAAAATAGTAATCAAACAAATGGATTGTCATTTTTTTATTTGCTATTTGCAATTGAAAATCACGGAAGTATATAAATGATTTTGTTTTTAATGATGGGCATAATAGCAATAGAGAAGTGCTTTTGCTAGCATCTCGTgggtcaaatttattttttatgactAACAATTACATTAATAAATTCTTATTTCGGTgagtaaaaaattttgaaaacttacaAAAAAAGATAGGTGAAGTTTAATATAGATAGATTTATAACCGTAATTGGAGAGTAAGCGGTAATTAGAGGTATGGGCAGTGTTAAAAAATCTTTACTTTCTCTTGCATGAGATACCAAAAGATTGAGGTTGAGAGTGATAATACATTGATTCAAGTCCTTTGTAATTTTTATGCTTCTAAGAATTGTCTTTGCGGAAATTTCACTTATCAACTAACTTAGTAAGAGGCAGTGGTTGATTGAATTCAAGCAAATAAATAGAGAGAAGAATTCTTGCATTGGCAAAGACGGGACATTTGATGATGGGAGGGCTATGTTTGTTGGAGCATCCACCGGATGTGTTACTTGACATGTTGCAGGATAGGCACCAGCATGACACTTCTTGGTCTGATTTaggttgattttgttgtgcttctTTTG
It encodes the following:
- the LOC107935457 gene encoding phosphatidylinositol 4-kinase gamma 5; this encodes MAVAASKGLFNSEFHGNKMMERKSSGRRRVFVQTETGSVLGIELDRSDNAHTVKRKLQIALNVPIEERSLIFGDVVLKNDLSTVRNDSPLLLTKNFMHRSSSTPCLSPTGKDVQQRDQSGPIEILVCSDHFSRIRKLVRKIVEAMKFGIDPIPVCGGLGGAYYFRDCQGENCAIVKPTDEEPYAPNNPKGFIGKALGQPGLKRSVRVGETGFREVAAYLLDYDHFANVPSTALVKVTHSIFNVNGEVNGTKQQERKEFSKIASLQQFIPHDFDASDYGTSSFPVAAIHKIGILDIRILNTDRHAGNLLVRKIDGGGGLDQVELVPIDHGLCLPENLEDPYFEWIHWPQASIPFSEDELEYISHLDPFRDSELLRMELPMIREACLRVLVVCTIFLKEAAISGLCLAEIGEMMSREFRGQQEEPSELEFICIEARRLLEERNMLSDNVRAVENEFQFEIDCEEESDITCNLEKKLAPQACWPLGGNIQNPLSKVEENVEEWTEEDGNIIPPRSDEYAFTAQEKAPTVPRLSMSMKNVSIGDKSWKHENVMQKNGYLSGTSSGNRSVNEQLAGSTRFVKLADMSEEEWVQYLENFQHLVYLAFSNRKSGSVGQRQRQRLGTSCQF